A region of Carassius auratus strain Wakin chromosome 23, ASM336829v1, whole genome shotgun sequence DNA encodes the following proteins:
- the fam43b gene encoding protein FAM43B: MPEQFPLLCFSENTHTPEHSSLLNPFLSAWIMLRWKRSKFVLVENESKSKPKSLGAGLTYHSLLSTLLHSCPDLVPDCPFHWLGSVFHSKRQKVELNKEEPTYNVRYLGSVVTIMAKGEDCTQDAVAKIWTRSSYGEQSAKMKLTVGPHGIRMGVDKGGKKKPVHHYSLNRITYCTADPFRPKIFAWIYRHQVKNKAVVLRCHAVLLAKAEKARALALSLYQNSTSAFTEFKRLKRQSDFRHCQQQLLGEDIVPLMPLRRLLNGQCHYQPPAEKPGSATRLSSITEEEEEDEDGQRDAESFNTKNTGTLSPSNTPEKDLGKIVNRLDEVSITSWDEAQMTISTLV; this comes from the coding sequence ATGCCAGAGCAGTTTCCTTTGCTGTGCttctctgaaaacacacacacaccagaacacTCTTCATTGCTGAATCCTTTCCTCTCCGCCTGGATAATGCTGCGCTGGAAAAGGAGCAAGTTTGTGCTGGTGGAAAATGAGTCCAAAAGCAAGCCAAAAAGTCTTGGAGCTGGACTGACTTATCATTCTCTGCTTTCGACTTTGCTCCACTCCTGTCCGGACCTCGTTCCTGACTGCCCGTTTCACTGGCTGGGAAGTGTTTTCCACAGCAAACGCCAGAAAGTGGAGCTCAACAAAGAGGAACCCACCTACAACGTGCGTTACCTGGGCAGCGTGGTCACCATCATGGCTAAAGGTGAAGATTGCACACAGGATGCAGTGGCTAAGATTTGGACTCGCAGCAGCTATGGCGAACAGAGCGCCAAGATGAAGCTCACAGTCGGGCCGCACGGCATCCGCATGGGGGTGGATAAAGGTGGCAAAAAGAAGCCTGTCCACCATTATTCGCTCAACCGTATCACATACTGCACCGCTGATCCCTTCCGGCCAAAGATCTTTGCGTGGATTTACAGGCATCAGGTGAAGAATAAAGCGGTGGTTCTACGATGCCATGCCGTCCTGTTGGCGAAGGCAGAAAAGGCCAGAGCGTTGGCGCTTAGCCTGTACCAAAACTCTACATCGGCATTTACAGAGTTCAAGCGACTAAAGCGGCAATCCGACTTCCGCCATTGCCAGCAGCAGCTGTTGGGTGAGGACATTGTGCCTCTTATGCCTCTTCGGAGACTTCTGAACGGCCAGTGCCACTACCAGCCACCTGCAGAAAAGCCTGGAAGCGCCACACGGCTCTCCTCAAttactgaggaagaggaggaagatgaggatggACAGAGGGATGCTGAATCCTTCAACACAAAAAACACAGGCACTCTCAGTCCTTCTAATACTCCAGAGAAAGATCTGGGGAAGATCGTAAATCGACTGGATGAGGTTTCGATTACCAGCTGGGATGAAGCACAGATGACTATCAGCACTCTGGTGTGA